A stretch of the Amycolatopsis sp. BJA-103 genome encodes the following:
- a CDS encoding S1 family peptidase has protein sequence MRLLGLVLVFCLALPPTAQAAAPAALGGGSVLQSGASSRCTAGFAAVSGNVGYLIASSACGRPGDTIRSAGRVVGVVAAAQIPPTGAIVIRVTNTTDWRLVASIPPVDSRVTIGGAVEAPVGASVCKYGSTTGWRCGTILAKNVSITFPEGTLTGLTRTSVCAEPGDNGGPFVSGTQAQGVLIGGSGNCSSGGSTYFLPVNRVLSAYRLTILAGT, from the coding sequence ATGAGACTGCTCGGCCTGGTTCTGGTCTTCTGCCTCGCTTTGCCGCCCACCGCGCAAGCGGCCGCTCCCGCCGCGCTCGGTGGCGGGAGCGTGCTGCAATCCGGTGCCTCGTCCCGGTGTACCGCCGGGTTCGCCGCGGTCTCGGGCAACGTCGGCTACCTGATCGCGAGTTCCGCTTGCGGCAGGCCTGGCGACACCATCCGCAGCGCGGGTCGCGTGGTCGGGGTGGTCGCGGCGGCCCAGATCCCGCCGACCGGCGCGATCGTCATCCGCGTGACCAATACGACCGACTGGCGGCTGGTCGCGTCGATCCCGCCCGTCGACAGCCGGGTGACGATCGGCGGCGCGGTCGAGGCGCCGGTCGGCGCCTCGGTGTGCAAGTACGGGTCGACCACCGGCTGGCGGTGCGGGACCATCCTGGCGAAGAACGTGTCGATCACCTTCCCCGAAGGTACTTTGACCGGTTTGACCCGCACCTCCGTCTGCGCCGAGCCCGGCGACAACGGCGGGCCGTTCGTCAGCGGGACGCAGGCGCAGGGGGTGCTGATCGGCGGCAGCGGCAACTGCTCTTCCGGCGGTTCCACCTACTTCCTCCCGGTCAACCGTGTCCTGTCCGCCTACCGGCTGACGATCCTCGCCGGGACCTAG
- a CDS encoding LLM class flavin-dependent oxidoreductase: MKKIGFLSFGHWSASAHSETRSAADFLHQSIDLAVAAEELGVDGAYFRVHHFARQAGSPFPLLSAIGARTSKIEIGTGVIDMRYENPMYMAEEAGAADLISGGRLQLGVSRGSPEQVIDGWRYFGYGPAEGETAADMARQRTEVFLKLLDGEGFAQPNPRPMFANPPGLLRLEPYSEGLRERIWWGSSSNATGVWAAKLGMNLQSSTLKDDETGEPLHVQQRKQIEAYREAWKEAGHAHEPRVSVSRSIFALTNDRDRAYFGRDRESRDQVGMIDETTRAIFGRSYAAEPDELVRELKADEAIQAADTLLLTIPNQLGVEYNAHVLESILTHVAPELGWR, encoded by the coding sequence GTGAAGAAGATTGGTTTCCTCTCGTTCGGCCACTGGTCGGCGAGCGCGCACTCCGAGACCCGGTCCGCCGCCGACTTCCTGCATCAGTCGATCGACCTGGCCGTCGCCGCCGAGGAGCTCGGCGTGGACGGCGCGTACTTCCGCGTACATCACTTCGCGCGGCAGGCCGGGAGTCCGTTCCCATTGCTTTCGGCGATCGGTGCCCGGACCTCGAAGATCGAGATCGGTACCGGCGTGATCGACATGCGGTACGAGAACCCGATGTACATGGCCGAGGAGGCGGGCGCCGCCGACCTCATTTCCGGCGGCAGGCTCCAGCTCGGTGTCAGCCGGGGATCCCCGGAGCAGGTGATCGACGGCTGGCGGTACTTCGGGTACGGGCCGGCGGAGGGGGAGACGGCCGCGGACATGGCCCGGCAGCGCACCGAGGTCTTCCTGAAGCTGCTTGACGGGGAGGGCTTCGCGCAGCCGAACCCGCGCCCGATGTTCGCGAATCCGCCCGGGCTGCTTCGGCTCGAGCCGTACTCCGAGGGGTTGCGGGAGCGCATCTGGTGGGGTTCCAGCTCCAACGCGACCGGTGTGTGGGCCGCGAAGCTGGGCATGAACCTGCAGAGCTCCACGCTCAAGGACGACGAGACGGGTGAGCCGCTGCACGTCCAGCAGCGCAAGCAGATCGAGGCCTACCGCGAGGCCTGGAAGGAAGCCGGTCACGCGCACGAGCCGCGGGTGTCGGTCAGCCGCAGCATTTTCGCGCTGACCAACGACCGCGACCGTGCCTACTTCGGCCGCGACCGCGAATCGCGTGACCAGGTCGGCATGATCGACGAGACGACCAGGGCGATCTTCGGGCGTTCCTATGCCGCCGAGCCGGACGAGCTGGTGCGCGAACTCAAGGCCGACGAGGCGATCCAGGCCGCGGACACCCTGCTGCTGACCATCCCGAATCAGCTCGGGGTCGAGTACAACGCGCACGTGCTCGAGAGCATCCTCACGCACGTGGCGCCGGAGCTCGGCTGGCGCTGA
- a CDS encoding recombinase family protein: protein MPRTRPPSIGSRRRSEELAQTRRLAEPLGGRIVAEYFDVGQSRSVPWERRTEASRLLAELKNPRRTWNALVVGEGTRCWFGNQFSLIAPRFAAYGVDLWVPELGGKFDPRNPSHKMLMSVLGGMSESERQHVQARVRAAMDAQVVNEGRHQGGRAPYGYVVVDGGPHPNPRKAAEGFRLRLLALDEPGAEVVRRIFAEYLDGSGDRAIANMLNLEGIPCPSAKRPDQNQHRLADGWQASTVRAILENPRYTGYAIFGRWAKHEMLLDPDDVAAGHVVRFRRASPDRVVRSRSQAHPKIVSVETFTQAQLLRRSKASGGLVTARKAERGARSTARTYLLRGLIRCGVCHRKMQGATIRKGAYYRCTARTMAPGSAMLADHPKTVNLRESTVVEALNGWIGRLFAPDNVDQTVAALLDSAGGNTGTAHEAARRRLSDAEARLRRFQEAIGAGVDPTAVVDAMNQAHAERVAAKAELDGAPASRRVTDGEIYAMIDSLGDVGAMLADAKPAGLARLYQRLNLELRYEPKELAIYAMTSPGVDTACVRGGT from the coding sequence GTGCCGCGCACACGGCCTCCGAGCATCGGCTCCAGGAGAAGGTCGGAAGAGCTGGCGCAAACGCGACGGCTTGCGGAGCCGCTGGGCGGTCGGATCGTGGCCGAGTACTTCGACGTGGGTCAGTCGCGGTCAGTGCCGTGGGAGCGGAGGACCGAAGCGTCGCGTCTGCTCGCCGAGCTGAAGAACCCGCGCCGGACGTGGAACGCCCTGGTCGTCGGTGAGGGCACCCGGTGCTGGTTCGGCAACCAGTTCTCGCTCATCGCTCCGCGGTTCGCCGCGTACGGCGTGGACTTGTGGGTGCCAGAGCTGGGAGGGAAGTTCGATCCCCGGAATCCGTCGCACAAGATGCTGATGAGCGTGCTCGGCGGCATGAGCGAGTCGGAGCGGCAGCACGTTCAGGCGCGCGTCCGGGCGGCGATGGACGCACAGGTCGTCAACGAAGGGCGTCACCAGGGTGGCCGCGCCCCGTACGGGTACGTGGTCGTAGATGGCGGGCCACACCCGAACCCGCGGAAAGCGGCCGAGGGGTTCCGGCTGCGTCTGCTCGCGCTCGACGAGCCTGGCGCCGAGGTGGTTCGTCGTATATTTGCCGAGTATCTCGACGGGAGCGGCGATCGCGCGATCGCGAACATGCTGAATCTCGAAGGAATCCCGTGCCCGTCGGCGAAACGGCCAGATCAGAATCAGCATCGGTTAGCGGACGGCTGGCAGGCAAGCACGGTTCGAGCGATTCTGGAGAATCCGCGGTACACCGGCTACGCGATCTTCGGTCGCTGGGCCAAGCACGAGATGTTGCTGGATCCCGACGACGTAGCAGCCGGCCACGTGGTCCGCTTTCGGCGCGCCTCTCCGGACCGCGTGGTGCGGTCGAGGAGTCAGGCTCATCCAAAGATCGTGTCTGTCGAGACGTTCACGCAAGCTCAGTTGCTCCGTCGCTCGAAGGCGAGCGGCGGCCTAGTGACCGCGCGGAAGGCGGAGCGAGGCGCTCGCAGCACAGCGCGGACCTACCTTCTGCGCGGACTGATCCGTTGCGGAGTTTGCCACCGGAAGATGCAGGGCGCGACCATTCGGAAAGGTGCGTACTACCGCTGTACGGCGCGGACAATGGCTCCCGGCTCGGCGATGCTCGCCGACCACCCGAAGACCGTGAATCTGCGTGAAAGCACGGTGGTCGAAGCGCTCAACGGCTGGATCGGGCGGCTGTTCGCGCCTGACAATGTCGACCAGACCGTTGCGGCGCTACTTGACTCCGCTGGCGGGAACACCGGAACTGCGCATGAGGCAGCTCGGCGCCGACTGTCGGACGCGGAGGCGCGACTTCGCCGGTTCCAGGAAGCTATCGGGGCAGGGGTGGATCCCACGGCCGTCGTCGATGCCATGAACCAGGCACACGCGGAGCGAGTTGCGGCGAAGGCCGAGCTGGACGGAGCGCCTGCGAGCCGGAGAGTCACGGACGGAGAGATCTACGCGATGATCGATTCGCTCGGTGACGTCGGAGCAATGCTCGCCGATGCGAAGCCAGCTGGGCTGGCCCGGCTCTACCAGCGGTTGAATCTGGAGTTACGCTACGAACCAAAAGAGCTGGCCATCTATGCGATGACCAGCCCCGGTGTAGATACTGCGTGTGTCCGAGGGGGGACTTGA
- a CDS encoding helix-turn-helix domain-containing protein, with the protein MSTAKQRELGAELRRIRMRAGYLATDMSRMLGWPASTISRLESGLRSYQAGNIAIYLARAKTTPQELDDLVALDRRPDDGYQVRSHPAGFPDDVPLITMLDTGSHSITIYNRVDIPRQLQIEPYIRETLTRNGYEDGPALDTAVRTRLARPTLLTIPDSLTVYLHETALLESSRYPTLKHEQILHLLIVSSLARHHIHVVPATSDLTDIHAGFTLYRHNQHQPVVHHQQPTTSLFLEDDHNIAFYVRQLERIASQALTHQKTRDWLTSNLTKLDAQVSRPRN; encoded by the coding sequence TTGTCTACGGCAAAGCAGAGGGAACTGGGTGCAGAACTGCGCCGGATCCGTATGCGCGCCGGCTACCTCGCAACCGACATGAGCCGCATGCTCGGCTGGCCAGCCTCCACGATCTCGCGCCTGGAGAGCGGCCTACGCAGCTACCAAGCCGGCAACATCGCCATCTACCTCGCCCGAGCGAAAACCACCCCACAGGAACTCGACGACCTCGTTGCCCTCGACCGCCGTCCCGACGACGGCTACCAAGTCAGGAGCCACCCCGCAGGCTTCCCCGACGACGTTCCACTCATCACCATGCTCGACACCGGCAGTCATTCCATCACGATCTACAACCGTGTAGACATCCCGCGGCAACTCCAGATCGAACCGTACATCCGCGAAACCCTCACCAGAAACGGATACGAGGACGGTCCCGCTCTCGACACCGCCGTGCGTACGCGACTTGCCAGGCCAACCTTACTCACGATTCCGGATTCTTTAACCGTCTACTTGCACGAAACTGCACTGCTCGAATCATCCAGATACCCCACACTCAAGCACGAGCAAATACTGCACCTGCTGATCGTGTCTTCGTTAGCTCGACACCACATCCATGTCGTTCCTGCAACCTCCGACTTAACCGACATCCACGCCGGATTCACTCTCTATCGACACAATCAGCACCAACCAGTAGTCCATCACCAACAACCCACCACAAGCCTCTTCCTTGAAGACGACCACAACATCGCTTTTTACGTACGCCAACTCGAGCGCATCGCCAGTCAGGCCCTCACTCATCAGAAAACCCGCGACTGGCTCACCAGCAACCTGACTAAGCTCGACGCGCAAGTCAGCCGCCCAAGAAACTAA